In a single window of the Clostridia bacterium genome:
- the spoVAE gene encoding stage V sporulation protein AE, with amino-acid sequence MQYFIAFVIGGAICAACQALIDKTRLTPARILTGCVVLGVFLTAVGLYAPFVKFAGAGATVPILGFGYSLARGVEQAVEGSGLIGAFSGGFTATSAGISAAMIFGVLASLIFRPTEK; translated from the coding sequence ATGCAGTATTTTATCGCTTTTGTCATCGGCGGCGCGATCTGCGCCGCCTGTCAGGCGCTTATCGACAAAACAAGGCTTACTCCCGCGCGTATACTCACAGGATGCGTAGTTCTCGGCGTTTTTTTAACCGCCGTGGGGCTTTATGCTCCCTTCGTAAAATTTGCGGGCGCGGGCGCAACGGTGCCGATACTCGGATTCGGCTATTCGCTTGCGCGCGGGGTTGAGCAGGCTGTTGAAGGTTCGGGACTTATAGGCGCATTTTCGGGAGGATTTACGGCGACGTCGGCGGGCATTTCGGCCGCGATGATCTTCGGGGTGCTTGCGTCTCTTATATTCAGGCCCACGGAAAAGTGA
- a CDS encoding ABC transporter substrate-binding protein — protein MFKKILIFALCALLIISFAGCASNGNNDNDTQNEQTAADQAASGEDNGGLFHLKVAYSPSLCQAPLHIAVEKGFFEEEGIDAENIQVEAAHVMEAVGAGQVDVGFGLIGKFLLPIENGLNIRFTAGIHTGCIKILSLPDSGINSIADLRGKKIGVTGLAGAETIVAKRALANEGISFDEQAPEVEFLVFASSDMGQALQNGAVDVIALADPNASQYEDEYGLTVLLDTAASEGFRDEYCCGAFVTEALATEHPEIAAAYTRAVLKAAVWVNEHPEEAAQIQIEKNYVAGDAEFNAKVLRSYNYIPSVQGGYDAIQLSVAQLTDIGILKEGTVAKEFADNAYIFFDDVPDTYAPEEIGLSVSDKTSETSLEISTVSYSEDGVEYDELFGEDCCSKNPAANDCCESANGYGVSKTRADTLYT, from the coding sequence ATGTTTAAAAAAATACTTATATTCGCTCTTTGCGCGCTGCTTATCATTTCATTTGCAGGATGCGCTTCCAACGGCAATAACGACAACGACACACAAAACGAACAGACGGCTGCCGATCAGGCGGCGAGCGGCGAGGACAACGGCGGGCTTTTTCACTTAAAAGTGGCCTACTCTCCATCTCTTTGCCAGGCTCCGCTCCACATAGCCGTTGAAAAGGGCTTTTTCGAAGAAGAAGGCATAGACGCGGAGAATATTCAGGTCGAAGCTGCCCACGTTATGGAAGCCGTTGGCGCAGGTCAGGTGGACGTAGGCTTTGGTCTTATTGGAAAGTTCCTTCTGCCAATAGAGAACGGACTTAACATACGCTTTACGGCGGGCATACATACGGGCTGCATAAAGATACTCTCTCTCCCCGACTCCGGCATTAACTCCATTGCCGATCTTCGCGGCAAAAAGATAGGCGTAACGGGTCTGGCAGGCGCTGAGACAATCGTTGCAAAGCGCGCACTCGCTAATGAAGGCATAAGCTTTGACGAACAGGCTCCCGAGGTGGAATTTCTCGTTTTCGCAAGCTCCGATATGGGACAGGCGCTTCAAAACGGTGCAGTTGACGTTATCGCTCTCGCCGATCCGAACGCATCGCAGTATGAGGACGAATACGGTCTTACCGTGCTTCTCGACACCGCCGCAAGCGAGGGATTTAGGGACGAATACTGCTGCGGAGCCTTCGTTACGGAAGCGCTGGCGACTGAGCATCCCGAAATCGCCGCCGCATATACCCGTGCCGTTTTAAAGGCAGCCGTTTGGGTAAACGAGCATCCTGAGGAAGCGGCGCAGATACAGATCGAAAAGAACTACGTTGCCGGCGACGCCGAGTTCAACGCGAAGGTATTAAGAAGCTACAACTACATTCCCTCCGTTCAGGGCGGATACGACGCGATACAGCTCAGCGTGGCACAGCTTACCGACATAGGCATATTAAAGGAAGGTACCGTTGCAAAGGAATTTGCAGACAATGCTTACATTTTCTTTGACGACGTGCCCGACACATATGCGCCTGAAGAAATAGGACTTTCCGTTTCGGACAAAACTTCAGAGACTTCCCTTGAGATAAGCACCGTTTCATATTCCGAAGACGGCGTCGAATATGACGAGCTGTTCGGAGAGGACTGCTGCTCCAAGAATCCCGCGGCAAACGACTGCTGCGAGTCCGCAAACGGTTACGGCGTATCCAAAACACGCGCAGACACACTTTATACCTGA
- a CDS encoding zf-HC2 domain-containing protein, which produces MNINERNRCAIVRDLLPLYIDGVLSSESKAFVEEHLKECSSCGKIKAKICDSLIENTVVIEKEGVLSRFQKKEWGKAWTAGALISVILLIPVVITAVVAAAGGTDIGTVLVLAASMCLAAALSAVPLMSSKYRFSKTVALSTASVVLIELCVSLFFGGEPFFAIAVPTVFGISLAFLPFVVREISYPKLTASIKGTIVLLWDSVWLYLTLWAVAGGDAYAFKEGMTAGTLFLILAWLIFAVTRLPKRIFGSLGRAGIIIFVFALWEKIAGHAASVMMRAEHELSGYQLIHWTMDAALNEKINSVIFIVAAILGIVLTLAGMTVKKRRD; this is translated from the coding sequence ATGAACATAAACGAAAGGAATAGGTGCGCCATTGTGCGAGATCTTCTGCCGCTCTATATAGATGGGGTGCTCAGCAGCGAAAGCAAGGCGTTTGTAGAAGAGCATTTAAAAGAATGCAGTAGCTGCGGGAAGATAAAAGCAAAGATATGCGACAGCTTGATAGAAAACACCGTTGTTATTGAAAAAGAAGGCGTACTTTCTAGATTTCAAAAAAAAGAATGGGGCAAAGCGTGGACAGCGGGGGCGCTCATATCCGTCATACTTTTGATCCCCGTTGTCATAACGGCCGTAGTGGCGGCAGCAGGCGGTACCGATATCGGAACGGTGCTGGTTTTGGCGGCTTCAATGTGCCTTGCCGCCGCGTTGTCGGCGGTACCTCTTATGAGCAGTAAGTATCGATTTTCAAAGACGGTCGCGCTGTCCACCGCGTCCGTGGTACTTATAGAATTGTGCGTGTCGCTGTTTTTCGGCGGCGAGCCTTTTTTTGCAATCGCCGTCCCCACAGTTTTCGGGATATCACTTGCTTTCTTGCCTTTTGTTGTGCGAGAAATAAGTTATCCCAAATTGACGGCGTCAATCAAGGGCACTATCGTCTTGCTTTGGGACAGTGTATGGCTATATTTAACGCTTTGGGCCGTAGCAGGCGGCGACGCATATGCATTTAAAGAGGGTATGACGGCGGGAACGCTGTTTTTGATACTCGCATGGCTTATTTTTGCGGTCACTCGGCTGCCAAAAAGGATATTCGGTAGCCTCGGCCGGGCGGGTATTATCATTTTTGTCTTTGCCCTGTGGGAAAAGATCGCAGGTCATGCCGCATCTGTCATGATGAGAGCGGAGCACGAGCTTTCGGGATATCAACTGATACACTGGACAATGGACGCGGCGCTAAATGAAAAAATAAACTCCGTTATATTTATTGTCGCCGCCATATTGGGCATAGTTCTGACCTTGGCGGGAATGACGGTGAAAAAGCGGCGCGATTAA
- a CDS encoding zinc ABC transporter substrate-binding protein, producing the protein MKTKRITALIIALLMMAAAFVGCSSDDGEKSESDAKLKIVATIFPEYDWVINILGERAEDVSVEFLLCDGVDMHSFQPSADDIIEISTCDIFIYVGGESDAWAKDALSEAVNKDMTVLSLMDVMGESLKEEETVEGMQSNLSEEDETEYDEHVWLSLKNAIVCCEAIERAIAEKEPEYADVYKENADAYISELKALDERYEEMRETAENDTLLFGDRFPFRYLVDDYGLKYYAAFSGCSAETEAAFETVMFLSDKLGELDIHVVLTIDGADTRLAETIIASSGRDDVSIMSLNSMQSVMSEDIENGITYLSAMENNLNVIRSALS; encoded by the coding sequence ATGAAAACAAAAAGGATAACGGCGCTCATCATTGCGTTACTTATGATGGCCGCCGCGTTTGTCGGCTGCAGCTCGGATGACGGCGAGAAAAGCGAGTCTGACGCGAAGTTAAAGATAGTCGCAACAATATTTCCCGAATATGACTGGGTGATAAATATATTAGGCGAACGCGCCGAAGATGTGTCAGTTGAGTTTTTGCTTTGCGACGGAGTTGATATGCACAGCTTTCAGCCTTCGGCCGATGATATAATAGAAATATCCACATGCGATATTTTCATATATGTAGGCGGAGAGTCAGACGCATGGGCCAAGGACGCTCTTTCGGAGGCCGTAAACAAGGATATGACGGTGTTAAGCCTTATGGACGTGATGGGCGAGTCGCTTAAAGAGGAAGAAACGGTAGAGGGTATGCAGTCAAACTTAAGTGAAGAAGACGAGACCGAGTACGACGAGCATGTATGGCTGTCGCTTAAAAACGCTATAGTATGCTGTGAGGCAATAGAGCGGGCGATAGCCGAGAAGGAACCCGAATATGCAGACGTTTACAAAGAAAATGCAGACGCATACATATCCGAGTTGAAAGCTCTTGACGAACGATATGAAGAAATGAGAGAAACCGCTGAAAACGACACGCTGCTTTTCGGAGACAGGTTCCCGTTTCGGTATCTCGTTGACGATTACGGTCTGAAATATTACGCGGCTTTTTCGGGATGCTCAGCCGAGACGGAGGCCGCCTTTGAGACGGTGATGTTCCTTTCGGATAAGCTGGGTGAACTTGATATACACGTCGTACTTACGATAGACGGAGCCGACACGCGCCTTGCGGAAACGATAATAGCGTCAAGCGGGCGCGACGATGTAAGCATCATGTCTTTAAATTCCATGCAGTCGGTAATGAGCGAGGATATAGAAAACGGCATAACTTATCTTTCGGCAATGGAGAATAATCTTAATGTAATAAGATCGGCACTGTCTTAA
- a CDS encoding SpoVA/SpoVAEb family sporulation membrane protein encodes MQINHSDYLSLVKAFSKNSRTAVNMVNAFWTGGLICLFGQALLDIISAQKYLTHDEAASAVTLILVLLSVLATGAGLYKPFAKIAGAGSLIPITGFANAVAAPCIEFRTEGFVTGVAVKLFTIAGPVIVYGELASFIYGVILWTIQAMS; translated from the coding sequence ATGCAAATAAACCACTCTGACTACTTATCGCTTGTAAAAGCCTTTTCAAAGAACTCGCGCACCGCGGTAAACATGGTAAACGCCTTCTGGACGGGCGGGCTTATCTGCCTTTTCGGACAAGCGCTGCTTGATATAATAAGCGCGCAAAAATATCTGACGCACGACGAAGCGGCTTCAGCCGTTACGCTTATCTTAGTCCTTCTATCCGTGCTTGCAACAGGCGCGGGATTATATAAGCCGTTTGCAAAAATCGCCGGCGCAGGCTCGTTGATACCGATCACAGGCTTTGCGAACGCAGTCGCGGCGCCTTGCATCGAATTTCGAACGGAAGGCTTTGTAACGGGAGTCGCAGTCAAGCTCTTTACCATAGCGGGACCCGTCATCGTATACGGTGAACTCGCCTCTTTTATTTACGGCGTTATTCTTTGGACCATACAGGCTATGTCTTGA
- a CDS encoding HK97 gp10 family phage protein: MADVKIIDHSDEVRRALEAAIARALEVAGGQAESHAKRNLTAAGRVDNDRLRGSISHEVNEAEQYVVIGTNVEYGKYVEFGTGIHASDGSGRKTPWVYMDDEGKFHTTRGMKPTHFLRDALQGHEKEYAAIIEQEIKRALR; the protein is encoded by the coding sequence ATGGCGGACGTAAAGATAATCGACCACTCGGACGAGGTAAGGAGGGCGCTTGAGGCGGCGATCGCCCGGGCGCTGGAAGTGGCCGGAGGGCAGGCGGAGAGCCATGCCAAAAGGAACCTGACGGCGGCGGGGCGAGTGGATAACGACCGACTGAGAGGCAGTATCAGCCACGAGGTCAACGAAGCGGAGCAGTATGTGGTGATAGGCACCAATGTGGAGTATGGCAAGTATGTAGAGTTCGGCACGGGCATACACGCATCAGACGGCAGCGGGCGTAAAACGCCATGGGTATATATGGATGACGAAGGCAAATTCCACACGACGCGCGGCATGAAGCCTACGCACTTTCTTAGGGACGCGCTGCAGGGGCATGAAAAGGAATATGCGGCGATCATAGAACAGGAAATAAAGAGGGCTTTGAGATAA
- the spoVAD gene encoding stage V sporulation protein AD encodes MKKRKKTGTVSFKSPPSVIANAAVVGKKEGEGPLAAHFDSIFWDDRLSCKTWEKAEVSLQKTVFETALKKAGLSKEDIGMLFSGDLLNQCIASGYSARDIKIPFMGLYGACSTMAEGLSLAAMMIDGGYADIAAAVTSSHFCCAERQFRFPLQYGSQRTPTSQRTVTGSGAAILSHSEEPPYILRCTPGRVIDFGVNDINNMGAAMAPAACDTLIRFFNDTALPVKSFDLILTGDLGVTGADLLLDIASRCDLELKSNYDDCGRMIFDTKAQDTHSGGSGCGCSAAVVCSYVLNEMRRGQINNVLFVGTGALMSPTVLNQKESIPSVAHAVHISNTLPKKGE; translated from the coding sequence ATGAAAAAAAGGAAAAAAACAGGCACCGTAAGCTTTAAGTCTCCCCCTTCCGTTATTGCTAACGCCGCCGTCGTCGGCAAAAAGGAAGGCGAAGGACCGCTTGCCGCTCACTTTGATTCGATCTTTTGGGACGACAGACTTTCCTGTAAGACATGGGAAAAGGCGGAAGTCTCGCTTCAAAAAACAGTTTTTGAAACGGCGCTTAAAAAGGCCGGTCTTTCGAAAGAGGACATAGGCATGCTTTTTTCAGGCGATCTTTTGAACCAATGCATCGCTTCGGGATACAGCGCGCGTGATATTAAGATCCCGTTTATGGGGCTGTACGGCGCATGTTCGACAATGGCCGAAGGCCTTTCTCTCGCCGCAATGATGATAGACGGCGGATATGCGGATATCGCCGCGGCTGTCACGTCTTCGCATTTTTGCTGCGCAGAACGTCAATTCCGCTTCCCGCTGCAATACGGCTCTCAGCGCACGCCCACCTCACAGCGCACGGTCACCGGCAGCGGAGCCGCAATACTTTCGCACTCCGAAGAACCTCCGTATATACTTCGCTGTACTCCCGGCAGGGTCATTGACTTCGGAGTCAACGACATAAACAACATGGGAGCAGCCATGGCTCCCGCCGCCTGCGATACGCTTATTCGCTTCTTTAACGATACTGCGCTTCCCGTAAAATCGTTCGATCTTATACTGACGGGAGATCTCGGCGTTACGGGCGCTGACCTGCTCTTGGATATAGCGTCGCGCTGCGACCTTGAGTTAAAAAGCAATTACGACGACTGCGGGCGCATGATATTTGATACAAAGGCCCAGGATACGCATTCAGGCGGATCGGGCTGCGGATGCAGCGCGGCCGTCGTCTGCTCCTATGTTCTTAACGAGATGCGGCGAGGGCAAATAAACAACGTGCTTTTCGTCGGCACAGGCGCGCTGATGAGCCCCACCGTATTAAATCAAAAGGAGTCGATACCTTCCGTGGCGCACGCCGTTCATATTTCCAATACGCTTCCCAAAAAAGGAGAATAA
- a CDS encoding ABC transporter permease subunit, whose protein sequence is MQKIKSFLPVIFSAIAMITAFALPDSPLHPEAQAPFLSYVFAAVLLLTAAMFFISLKNTPLTRKYTNKAPFYCGVLAFLTVLNILTVKTAALPVLYFPSLDRVFGVLITDAAFIGKCLLYSLRLLITGWVCGAAAGILTGIAIGVSKQARYWVYPLVRVLGPIPSTAWVPLVLVSFPTVVSASAFLIALAVWFPTTVLTSSGIGSIQNSYFEAAATLGATPTYTIFKVAVPAALPHVFIGLFNGTTASFITLVTAEMLGAKYGIGWYINWQKEMMSYANVYAGLIVMSITCYLVITFLFKFRDKVLIWQKGVIKW, encoded by the coding sequence ATGCAAAAAATCAAATCCTTTTTACCCGTGATTTTCTCGGCTATTGCCATGATTACTGCATTTGCATTACCCGATTCGCCGCTTCATCCCGAAGCACAGGCGCCTTTTCTTTCATATGTTTTTGCCGCAGTGCTCCTATTAACGGCCGCTATGTTCTTCATAAGCCTGAAGAATACGCCGCTTACACGAAAATATACGAACAAAGCGCCGTTCTACTGCGGAGTACTCGCCTTTTTAACAGTTCTGAATATACTCACCGTAAAAACGGCCGCGCTTCCCGTGCTCTATTTCCCATCGCTGGATCGTGTTTTCGGCGTGCTCATCACCGACGCGGCTTTCATCGGGAAATGCCTTCTTTACTCGCTCAGGCTGCTTATCACGGGCTGGGTATGCGGCGCGGCGGCAGGTATCCTCACCGGTATCGCCATAGGCGTAAGCAAGCAGGCCCGCTACTGGGTATATCCGCTCGTCAGGGTGCTTGGTCCAATACCGTCAACGGCTTGGGTGCCGCTCGTGCTTGTGAGCTTTCCCACGGTAGTTTCCGCAAGCGCCTTCCTTATCGCTCTTGCCGTATGGTTCCCCACTACGGTGCTTACCTCCAGCGGTATAGGAAGCATTCAGAATTCATACTTTGAAGCGGCGGCAACACTCGGTGCGACGCCGACCTACACGATATTCAAGGTAGCTGTGCCGGCAGCGCTCCCGCATGTATTCATAGGGCTTTTCAACGGCACGACGGCTTCATTCATAACGCTTGTCACCGCCGAAATGCTCGGCGCAAAATACGGCATCGGCTGGTATATAAACTGGCAGAAGGAAATGATGTCATATGCCAACGTATACGCGGGTCTCATAGTAATGTCGATAACATGCTATCTTGTCATAACATTCCTCTTTAAGTTCCGCGACAAGGTACTCATATGGCAAAAGGGTGTGATCAAATGGTAG
- a CDS encoding transcriptional repressor, with product MNKYMTRQRKILLSFLSAHADMQLSAREISESLKEENISVSAVYRNLAELAEEGKVRKITKSGSREIFFQYTDNEACRDCLHLYCKSCGRTYHMDTGEADMLAYNLAKNEGFAIDKTATVLYGTCGECLHKEPRSK from the coding sequence TTGAACAAATATATGACGAGGCAGAGAAAAATACTGCTTTCCTTTCTTTCCGCTCATGCCGATATGCAGCTTTCGGCGCGAGAGATTTCCGAGTCGCTCAAGGAGGAGAACATAAGCGTGAGCGCCGTATACCGCAACCTTGCCGAGCTTGCCGAAGAGGGAAAAGTGCGAAAGATAACGAAATCGGGCAGCAGAGAGATATTCTTTCAATATACCGACAACGAGGCCTGCCGCGACTGTCTGCATCTTTACTGCAAAAGCTGCGGGCGCACATATCACATGGATACGGGAGAGGCCGATATGCTCGCCTATAACCTCGCTAAAAACGAAGGCTTTGCGATAGATAAAACGGCGACCGTGCTTTACGGAACATGCGGAGAATGCCTCCATAAGGAGCCGCGCAGTAAGTGA
- a CDS encoding NAD(P)H-dependent oxidoreductase subunit E, with amino-acid sequence MAKLNEKAVATILEICGRYKDEKTPLMMILSDIQNEYGYIPLEVQEIVSKETGISVAEIYGVVTFYSFFSLSPKGKYVIGCCLGTACYVKGAQQVIDKFSEILGVAPGQTTKDGLFTLDALRCIGACGIAPAVTINGTVYPKVSVDKVPAIVAEYKAKEGVSA; translated from the coding sequence ATGGCAAAACTCAACGAAAAGGCCGTTGCGACTATCCTCGAGATTTGCGGGCGCTATAAGGATGAAAAAACGCCGCTTATGATGATTTTGAGTGATATCCAGAACGAGTACGGCTATATTCCGCTGGAGGTACAGGAGATAGTATCAAAGGAGACAGGCATTTCCGTTGCCGAGATTTACGGCGTAGTAACATTTTATTCTTTCTTTTCATTAAGCCCCAAGGGAAAATACGTTATCGGCTGCTGCTTAGGTACCGCATGTTACGTAAAGGGCGCGCAGCAGGTCATTGACAAATTCTCGGAAATATTGGGCGTCGCTCCGGGTCAGACCACGAAGGACGGTTTGTTTACACTTGATGCACTGCGCTGCATAGGCGCCTGCGGCATCGCTCCCGCCGTAACGATAAACGGCACCGTATACCCGAAGGTATCGGTTGACAAGGTGCCGGCCATTGTTGCTGAGTATAAGGCAAAGGAAGGTGTTAGTGCATGA
- a CDS encoding ABC transporter ATP-binding protein, with translation MVGGIEIAHVNKEFTNPQGETVRALNDVSLNIAPGTFISLIGPSGCGKSTLLRLISGLISPDTGSVRLDGEDITAPGSDRGFMFQEHTLFPWLNIYDNIAFGLKARKIFKGSEKLVDEFISLVGLTGFEKYYPHQLSGGMCQRASLARALVGHPKVLLLDEPLGALDAFTRMNMQDEILRIRAEQNMTMIMVTHDVDEAIYLSDKIVVMTPRPGKIISVIDVDLSHPRARGEEDFLLYHTKILKLLNYTISKPEPDYYL, from the coding sequence ATGGTAGGCGGAATTGAAATAGCTCATGTGAATAAGGAATTTACAAATCCGCAGGGAGAGACCGTCCGTGCGCTGAATGACGTAAGCCTTAATATTGCTCCCGGCACATTCATATCGCTCATCGGCCCGTCGGGATGCGGAAAATCCACTCTGCTTAGGCTGATTTCGGGACTCATTTCTCCCGATACAGGAAGCGTAAGGCTCGACGGCGAGGATATAACGGCTCCCGGCAGCGACCGCGGCTTTATGTTCCAGGAGCATACGCTTTTCCCGTGGCTGAATATTTACGACAATATCGCCTTCGGGCTTAAAGCGCGAAAAATATTCAAGGGCAGCGAAAAGCTGGTTGATGAGTTCATCTCCCTTGTAGGGCTTACAGGCTTTGAAAAGTACTATCCCCATCAGCTTTCAGGCGGAATGTGCCAAAGAGCATCTCTTGCTCGAGCGCTGGTCGGTCATCCGAAGGTGCTGCTTTTAGACGAGCCATTAGGCGCGCTTGACGCGTTCACCCGCATGAATATGCAGGACGAGATACTCAGGATACGCGCGGAACAGAACATGACCATGATAATGGTCACCCACGACGTTGACGAGGCCATATATCTCTCGGACAAAATAGTCGTTATGACTCCGCGCCCCGGAAAGATAATAAGTGTCATAGACGTTGATCTTTCCCATCCGCGGGCACGCGGCGAAGAGGATTTTCTTTTGTACCACACAAAAATACTGAAGCTTTTAAATTATACGATATCGAAACCGGAACCGGATTATTATCTATAA
- a CDS encoding sigma-70 family RNA polymerase sigma factor, producing MQVYSYTMTLVKNAADAEEITQQTFFKALSHKSKYRKEASEFTWLCSIAKNIAADEYRRRSKRSMYSEKDIMSSSDVAGDAEKKDTALRIHIVLHDLKEPYKEVFGLRVFGELSYAEIGGIFGKSDVWARVTYHRAKLMIKERIDEDEHKRKE from the coding sequence ATGCAGGTCTATTCCTATACAATGACGCTCGTAAAAAACGCAGCGGACGCGGAGGAGATAACACAGCAGACGTTTTTCAAAGCGCTTTCACATAAGAGTAAATACAGAAAGGAAGCGAGCGAATTTACATGGCTGTGCTCCATTGCGAAAAACATTGCTGCAGACGAATACAGGCGAAGGTCAAAAAGGAGCATGTACTCCGAAAAGGATATCATGTCTTCTTCAGACGTTGCAGGTGATGCGGAGAAAAAAGATACTGCATTGAGAATACATATTGTATTACATGATTTGAAGGAACCCTACAAGGAAGTTTTCGGGCTTCGTGTTTTCGGCGAGCTGTCCTACGCCGAAATAGGCGGGATATTTGGAAAGAGCGACGTCTGGGCGAGGGTAACGTATCACCGCGCGAAGCTTATGATCAAAGAAAGGATTGATGAGGATGAACATAAACGAAAGGAATAG
- a CDS encoding YezD family protein, producing MKKENITKQALTEDQIERIKELSRKIRFGSRTLFFQDGILVQIDVNEKIRVRTE from the coding sequence ATGAAAAAAGAAAACATAACAAAACAGGCCCTCACCGAAGACCAGATCGAAAGAATAAAGGAGCTGTCAAGAAAAATAAGGTTCGGCTCGCGCACCCTCTTTTTTCAGGACGGTATTTTAGTGCAAATTGATGTAAATGAAAAAATACGCGTGCGTACTGAATAA
- a CDS encoding MIP family channel protein: protein MRKYLAECIGTMVLVILGCGTAMLVGCDSANGGGYILTALAFGLSIVAMAYSIGNISGCHINPAVSLGVLIKGGMSGKDFVGYVISQIIGAIIGSAILAGIFGMGGVEDKTGGLGTNGLAGVNGSAGAGLIVEIILTFIFVICILGVTSSKAGHGSFGGLVIGLALVGVHILGIGLTGTSVNPARSIGPALIAAIGGNAAPLASLWVFIVGPLIGAILAALVYKGLEGSKK from the coding sequence ATGAGAAAGTATCTTGCTGAATGTATCGGTACGATGGTGCTGGTAATATTGGGCTGCGGTACGGCTATGCTCGTAGGCTGCGATTCGGCAAACGGCGGGGGATATATTTTGACGGCGCTTGCTTTCGGTCTGTCCATAGTTGCCATGGCTTATTCTATCGGCAATATTTCGGGATGCCACATAAACCCGGCTGTATCATTGGGCGTTCTTATTAAGGGCGGCATGAGCGGCAAGGATTTTGTGGGCTATGTGATCTCGCAGATCATAGGCGCTATTATCGGTTCCGCAATACTTGCCGGGATATTCGGCATGGGCGGAGTTGAGGACAAGACGGGAGGCTTGGGCACCAATGGTCTTGCCGGCGTCAACGGCAGCGCAGGAGCAGGTCTTATCGTTGAGATAATACTTACGTTTATTTTCGTTATCTGCATACTCGGCGTTACCTCGTCGAAAGCCGGCCACGGCTCCTTCGGCGGTCTCGTTATCGGTCTTGCTCTTGTAGGCGTTCATATTTTGGGCATCGGTCTTACCGGTACTTCCGTAAACCCCGCAAGAAGCATAGGCCCCGCTCTTATCGCTGCAATAGGCGGCAATGCGGCTCCGCTTGCAAGTCTGTGGGTATTTATAGTAGGTCCTCTTATCGGCGCGATTTTGGCAGCGCTCGTATATAAGGGACTTGAAGGCAGCAAAAAGTGA